A DNA window from Rhodococcus sp. Z13 contains the following coding sequences:
- a CDS encoding NAD(P)/FAD-dependent oxidoreductase yields MNHGTVIVGGGQAGHTTATALRAAGYDAPITVIGDEPAVPYQRPPLSKRYLLREIGPEHLALGGRAPEVELRTGERVTAIDVDARVVVCEGGTKVPYDNLVIATGTRARRLPEPLAGGLTGVHVLRTLADADALAASLADAKSVLVLGGGFIGLEFAAVAARLGRKVTVVERGRILQRAVSEQVSEHLRSVHLGNGVEFLEGHELERFDDVDGRVVAGVTTDGTRVDADLVLVGIGAEPVAELAAEAGVRVDNGITVDELGRTSAPDVYAVGDCANFAWRGGRLRLESVQNAEYMAKAAAAHIAGRDVPPRPAPWFWSDQYDVKLQIAGLLDGGGDSVVTRRTEDGSGFSLWHYRGDELLAVEALNDPGSFLTARRLMDRGISPARHIVANESLGIRDIAAQAMEAAS; encoded by the coding sequence ATGAACCACGGAACCGTCATCGTCGGTGGCGGACAGGCGGGTCACACCACCGCCACGGCGCTGCGTGCCGCCGGATACGACGCCCCGATCACCGTGATCGGCGACGAACCGGCCGTCCCCTACCAGCGCCCGCCCCTGTCCAAGCGCTACCTGCTGCGCGAGATCGGGCCGGAGCACCTGGCTCTCGGCGGCCGCGCACCGGAGGTCGAGCTGCGCACCGGCGAGCGGGTCACGGCCATCGACGTCGACGCCCGGGTGGTCGTGTGCGAGGGGGGCACGAAGGTGCCCTACGACAATCTCGTGATCGCCACCGGCACGCGTGCCCGCCGGCTGCCGGAACCGCTGGCCGGCGGACTCACCGGAGTACACGTGCTGCGCACCCTCGCCGACGCCGACGCCCTGGCGGCCTCGCTCGCCGATGCGAAGTCGGTGCTCGTCCTCGGCGGAGGCTTCATCGGGCTCGAATTCGCCGCCGTGGCAGCGCGTCTCGGACGCAAGGTCACGGTCGTCGAGCGGGGCCGGATACTCCAGCGCGCCGTCAGCGAGCAGGTCTCCGAGCACCTTCGGTCCGTGCACCTCGGCAACGGGGTCGAGTTCCTCGAAGGCCACGAACTCGAACGGTTCGACGACGTGGACGGCCGCGTGGTGGCGGGCGTGACGACGGACGGCACCCGCGTCGACGCCGACCTGGTACTGGTCGGGATCGGCGCCGAACCGGTCGCCGAGCTCGCCGCCGAGGCCGGCGTCCGGGTCGACAACGGCATCACCGTCGACGAACTCGGCCGCACCAGCGCACCGGACGTCTACGCCGTCGGCGACTGCGCGAACTTCGCGTGGCGCGGTGGACGGCTGCGGCTCGAATCGGTGCAGAACGCCGAGTACATGGCCAAGGCCGCCGCGGCCCACATCGCCGGCCGCGACGTCCCGCCGCGCCCCGCTCCGTGGTTCTGGTCCGACCAGTACGACGTGAAACTGCAGATCGCCGGCCTGCTCGACGGCGGCGGCGACAGCGTCGTGACCCGGCGGACCGAGGACGGCAGCGGATTCTCCCTGTGGCACTACCGCGGTGACGAGCTGCTCGCCGTGGAGGCCCTCAACGACCCGGGCTCGTTCCTGACGGCCCGACGGCTGATGGATCGCGGCATCAGTCCCGCACGACACATCGTGGCGAACGAAAGCCTCGGGATCCGAGACATCGCCGCACAAGCAATGGAGGCAGCATCATGA
- a CDS encoding MFS transporter, translating into MTTSGELTEKEAGTGGNPAMARRAAFAGGVGTVIEYYDFSVYGFLALTLAPLFFPEQDPATATLSALAVFASSYLVRPLGGWFFGILGDRRGRRFALVATVLLMSVACIAMGLLPTYLDIGISATVAIVIVRLVQGFAAGGEVGGAATYVAELAPAGRRGVYGSSTAMGATFGFAVAAAVVGVVRLGLTPEQMQSWGWRIPFLISVVFAALALWGRLRLEDSPQFRALEESLEGKTVEKRPLAAVIRSHPLSVLRVLGMSVALNGTVYIGLTYFGIFLQRKGNISPTAIAWIAAAGIAIAVVTFPLPGLLSDRFDRKPVLMIGYVALALVAWPAFSILSTTSSIALAIGVYVVYMFFNGFVQVPTYALAAELFPTNVRYTGIALGYNLGTIIAGGTAPLIAEMLVQRTGSDTSPAGWVILVAVVGLVSVATVGRTASKALPQS; encoded by the coding sequence ATGACCACCAGCGGTGAACTCACCGAAAAGGAGGCCGGGACGGGTGGAAACCCGGCCATGGCACGTCGGGCCGCCTTCGCCGGCGGCGTCGGCACGGTCATCGAGTACTACGACTTCAGCGTCTACGGCTTCCTCGCCCTGACGCTCGCACCGCTGTTCTTCCCCGAACAGGACCCCGCCACCGCGACACTGTCGGCGCTGGCGGTCTTCGCATCCTCGTACCTGGTCCGCCCCCTCGGCGGCTGGTTCTTCGGGATACTCGGCGACCGGCGCGGTCGCCGCTTCGCCCTCGTCGCGACCGTGCTGCTGATGTCGGTCGCCTGCATCGCGATGGGCCTGCTGCCCACCTATCTCGACATCGGCATCTCCGCGACGGTCGCGATCGTCATCGTGCGCCTCGTCCAGGGCTTCGCCGCCGGCGGTGAGGTCGGCGGTGCCGCCACCTACGTCGCCGAGCTCGCACCCGCGGGCCGTCGCGGCGTCTACGGCAGCTCGACGGCCATGGGCGCCACCTTCGGCTTCGCCGTGGCCGCGGCAGTCGTCGGTGTGGTCCGCCTGGGCCTGACGCCCGAGCAGATGCAGTCCTGGGGATGGCGCATCCCGTTCCTGATCTCCGTCGTCTTCGCGGCGCTCGCCCTGTGGGGACGTCTGCGGCTCGAGGACAGCCCACAGTTCCGGGCGTTGGAGGAGAGCCTCGAGGGCAAGACCGTGGAGAAGCGGCCGCTCGCCGCCGTCATCCGCAGCCACCCGCTGTCCGTGCTCCGCGTGCTCGGCATGTCGGTCGCCCTCAACGGCACGGTCTACATCGGCCTGACCTACTTCGGAATCTTCCTGCAGCGCAAGGGGAACATCTCGCCCACCGCGATCGCGTGGATCGCGGCCGCCGGTATCGCCATCGCGGTCGTGACCTTCCCGCTGCCCGGTCTGCTCTCCGACCGGTTCGACCGCAAGCCGGTGCTGATGATCGGCTACGTCGCGCTGGCGCTCGTCGCCTGGCCGGCCTTCTCGATCCTGTCCACGACGAGCAGCATCGCCCTGGCCATCGGGGTCTACGTCGTCTACATGTTCTTCAACGGCTTCGTCCAGGTGCCCACCTACGCCCTCGCGGCCGAGCTGTTCCCGACGAACGTGCGCTACACCGGCATCGCGCTCGGCTACAACCTGGGCACCATCATCGCCGGTGGCACCGCACCCCTCATCGCCGAGATGCTGGTCCAGCGCACCGGCTCGGACACCAGTCCGGCAGGATGGGTGATCCTGGTCGCCGTCGTCGGCCTGGTCAGCGTCGCCACGGTGGGACGGACCGCGTCCAAGGCCCTGCCCCAGTCCTGA
- a CDS encoding citryl-CoA lyase has product MTEQNSQQSAISPARAAALAAVDSQKSADWWSTAVSDIEPDVIRFRGYPIQDLIRHATFVETIWTMVRGTAPTRAEAALLEKALVAAVDHGPQAPSIAAARMAATCGVGLHGAMSTGVGLLGDVHGGAGQQCVEFLQRLVARAEGGDLAEAVAAEIAAYRERRAYVPGFGHRFHTRDPRRDPLLEAVQDAVDAGVVSGRYLAAALELEAQLSAGRTRPVPMNIDGATAVIYAELGFSAELARGLFILSRSVGVLAHSWEESQSGRRIKGPMPPPLLPTYTGYPERAWGADDSGTAPSEVPAE; this is encoded by the coding sequence GTGACCGAACAGAATTCGCAGCAGTCGGCGATCTCGCCGGCCCGCGCCGCCGCCCTGGCCGCGGTCGACTCGCAGAAGTCGGCCGACTGGTGGAGCACCGCGGTCTCCGACATCGAACCCGACGTGATCCGGTTCCGCGGCTACCCCATCCAGGACCTCATCCGGCATGCCACCTTCGTCGAGACCATCTGGACGATGGTGCGCGGCACGGCCCCCACCCGCGCCGAGGCCGCCCTGCTCGAGAAGGCCCTCGTCGCCGCGGTCGACCACGGCCCCCAGGCCCCCTCGATCGCCGCGGCCCGCATGGCCGCGACCTGCGGTGTCGGACTCCACGGCGCGATGTCGACCGGTGTCGGCCTGCTCGGTGACGTCCACGGCGGCGCCGGCCAGCAGTGCGTCGAGTTCCTGCAGCGGCTCGTGGCCCGGGCCGAGGGCGGTGACCTCGCCGAGGCCGTCGCGGCCGAGATCGCCGCGTACCGCGAACGCCGGGCCTACGTCCCCGGTTTCGGGCACCGCTTCCACACCCGCGACCCCCGGCGCGATCCGCTGCTCGAGGCGGTGCAGGACGCCGTCGACGCCGGTGTCGTGTCCGGCCGCTACCTGGCCGCGGCGCTCGAGCTCGAGGCCCAGCTCTCCGCGGGCCGTACCCGCCCGGTCCCGATGAACATCGACGGCGCGACCGCCGTCATCTACGCCGAACTCGGGTTCAGCGCCGAGCTCGCGCGCGGCCTGTTCATCCTGTCCCGGTCGGTGGGCGTGCTCGCCCACAGCTGGGAGGAATCGCAGAGCGGCCGCCGCATCAAGGGCCCGATGCCGCCCCCGCTGCTCCCCACCTACACCGGATATCCCGAACGCGCCTGGGGTGCAGACGATTCCGGGACGGCACCGTCGGAGGTCCCCGCCGAGTGA
- a CDS encoding flavin reductase family protein, whose translation MSVTTLDPATFRHVLGHHPTGVAVVAGLDPDGQPVGLTVGTFTSVSLDPPLVGFLPTRESASFAEIRKAGRFTVNVLAHDQEHICRALARPAGTKFDGLDWTPSGNGCPLLPDVVCSIDCELESCTPAGDHYFVTGAVQDLRIHRSAAPLLFFRGGFGSFTGIDREATATR comes from the coding sequence ATGAGCGTCACCACGCTCGACCCGGCGACCTTCCGCCACGTACTGGGGCACCACCCCACCGGCGTCGCAGTCGTCGCCGGTCTCGATCCCGACGGCCAACCCGTCGGGCTCACCGTGGGAACCTTCACCTCGGTCTCCCTCGATCCGCCGCTGGTCGGTTTCCTCCCCACCCGGGAGTCGGCCAGCTTCGCGGAGATCCGCAAGGCAGGACGTTTCACCGTGAACGTCCTCGCGCACGACCAGGAGCACATCTGCCGGGCACTGGCGCGCCCTGCCGGTACCAAGTTCGACGGACTCGACTGGACGCCTTCCGGCAACGGCTGCCCTCTGCTGCCCGACGTCGTGTGCAGCATCGACTGCGAACTGGAGTCCTGCACCCCCGCCGGTGACCACTACTTCGTCACCGGCGCGGTGCAGGACCTGCGGATCCACCGGTCCGCCGCACCGCTGCTCTTCTTCCGCGGTGGATTCGGCAGCTTCACGGGAATCGATCGGGAGGCCACCGCGACCCGGTAG
- a CDS encoding MmgE/PrpD family protein, with translation MSIDTATRPAPDAHEIPESPEQRMARFVAETPLTAVPEDVRAVTHQVLRTVCGTAIAGAAQDGIAELRQLVVAQGGRAEARSFVHGDPLPARSAALLNGTMARALDYCDTMVPGLHMGSSVVPAALAAAELRGGCSGAELLTALAVGLEAGVRFNLTEEQYAGLDPTGVAGLMAATAAAARAAGLDTGQTLHALALSFNRCAASFQSNVDASLAVRLIQGWTAETAVQSVQFALAGLTGPDHYISGPFGYAELYAHGERTPESFVVGLGQEYHLDGIFFKKYPSCGLTQGVTESALLALESFSKDDIEHVDIFLPSFAYNLIGKPFEPGTKPRVNAQFSAQYTCANALVRGASLLEHFEPERVAELDGSEMMSRIAVHFDPELTGHSSSRVEMRTKSGGTWVRELEIGPGYPGNPLTLEEQAQAFGDCVGYAPWSLSDEQVRALEHMTADLASVEDARSVVAALISPEATASA, from the coding sequence ATGAGTATCGACACCGCAACGCGTCCCGCTCCGGACGCACACGAGATCCCGGAGTCCCCGGAACAGCGGATGGCACGGTTCGTCGCCGAGACGCCGCTCACCGCCGTTCCCGAGGACGTGCGGGCGGTCACCCACCAGGTGCTGCGCACGGTGTGCGGCACCGCGATCGCCGGTGCCGCGCAGGACGGAATCGCCGAACTGCGGCAGCTGGTCGTCGCCCAGGGCGGGCGTGCCGAGGCGCGTTCGTTCGTCCACGGCGATCCGCTGCCCGCCCGCAGTGCCGCGCTGCTCAACGGCACCATGGCGCGTGCCCTGGACTACTGCGACACGATGGTCCCGGGTCTGCACATGGGCTCGTCCGTCGTGCCCGCGGCCCTGGCCGCCGCGGAACTGCGCGGCGGATGCAGCGGCGCGGAACTGCTCACCGCGCTGGCCGTCGGTCTCGAGGCCGGGGTCCGGTTCAACCTCACCGAGGAGCAGTACGCCGGTCTCGACCCCACCGGCGTCGCCGGTCTCATGGCCGCCACCGCTGCCGCGGCGCGCGCCGCGGGCCTCGACACCGGGCAGACCCTCCACGCGCTGGCGCTGTCGTTCAACCGGTGTGCGGCGAGCTTCCAGAGCAACGTCGACGCCTCCCTGGCAGTGCGGCTGATCCAGGGTTGGACCGCTGAAACCGCCGTCCAGAGCGTCCAGTTCGCACTGGCGGGACTCACCGGCCCCGACCACTACATCTCCGGCCCGTTCGGCTACGCCGAGCTCTACGCCCACGGCGAGCGGACCCCGGAGTCCTTCGTCGTGGGGCTCGGGCAGGAGTACCACCTCGACGGGATCTTCTTCAAGAAGTATCCGAGCTGCGGTCTCACGCAGGGCGTCACGGAGTCGGCTCTGCTCGCGCTGGAGTCCTTCTCGAAGGACGACATCGAGCACGTCGACATCTTCCTGCCGTCGTTCGCCTACAACCTGATCGGCAAGCCGTTCGAGCCGGGCACCAAGCCCCGGGTCAACGCGCAGTTCAGCGCCCAGTACACGTGCGCGAACGCCCTCGTGCGCGGGGCGTCCCTGCTCGAGCACTTCGAGCCCGAGCGGGTCGCGGAACTCGACGGTTCCGAGATGATGTCGCGGATCGCCGTGCACTTCGATCCGGAACTGACCGGGCACTCGTCGTCGCGCGTCGAGATGCGGACGAAGTCCGGTGGGACGTGGGTGCGCGAGCTGGAGATCGGCCCGGGTTATCCCGGCAACCCCCTCACGCTCGAGGAGCAGGCCCAGGCCTTCGGCGACTGCGTCGGATACGCCCCCTGGAGCCTGTCCGACGAGCAGGTTCGTGCGCTCGAGCACATGACCGCCGATCTGGCGTCCGTGGAGGACGCCCGCAGCGTCGTCGCGGCGCTGATCAGCCCCGAGGCGACCGCTTCGGCCTGA
- a CDS encoding CaiB/BaiF CoA transferase family protein → MTTDLLEGVRVLDMTNVLAGPFAGYQLALLGADVVKVETTGSGDLARQLGADPDLSAEYMGVSFLAQNSGKRSVTVNLKTAGGKEVFERLLAEADVLLENFRPGVLERLGFGWERLQEINPRLIYCAVSGFGATGPLSGRPAYDQVIQGMSGIMSVTGDAESAPLRVGYPVCDSFGGLAAAMAVCAAIVRQRRTGRGAYLDTSMLDAALTSMGWVVSNHLVTGKEPVPMGNENMTSAPSGAFRTADGVLNIAANKQEQFEILCKVLGREELISDPRFVTREDRKRNRYILRDELEISLEQKSAAEWDELLLDTGVPAAPVVPVSESLRSEQIRHRKLVTEVEMPVGDADTVQVLGLPTHVDGRAVGPATRPPTLGEHTDEILSEIGFSADQIADFHREGAV, encoded by the coding sequence GTGACCACCGACCTGCTCGAGGGCGTGCGCGTCCTCGACATGACCAATGTCCTGGCCGGGCCGTTCGCCGGCTACCAGCTGGCACTCCTCGGCGCCGACGTCGTGAAGGTGGAGACCACCGGCAGCGGCGATCTCGCACGCCAGCTGGGCGCCGATCCCGACCTGAGCGCCGAGTACATGGGCGTGTCCTTCCTCGCCCAGAACTCCGGCAAGCGCTCCGTCACGGTGAACCTCAAGACCGCCGGCGGCAAGGAGGTCTTCGAGCGGTTGCTCGCCGAGGCCGACGTGCTGCTGGAGAACTTCCGGCCCGGCGTTCTCGAGCGGCTCGGCTTCGGCTGGGAGCGCCTGCAGGAGATCAACCCCCGCCTGATCTACTGCGCGGTCTCCGGTTTCGGTGCCACCGGTCCGCTGAGCGGCCGCCCCGCCTACGACCAGGTGATCCAGGGCATGTCGGGCATCATGAGCGTCACCGGCGACGCCGAGTCCGCTCCCCTGCGCGTCGGCTACCCCGTCTGCGACAGCTTCGGCGGGCTCGCCGCCGCCATGGCCGTGTGCGCCGCCATCGTCCGGCAGCGCCGCACCGGCCGCGGCGCCTATCTGGACACGTCCATGCTGGACGCCGCACTGACCTCCATGGGCTGGGTGGTCTCCAACCACCTCGTGACCGGTAAGGAACCGGTACCCATGGGCAACGAGAACATGACCTCCGCCCCCTCGGGCGCCTTCCGGACCGCCGACGGTGTCCTCAACATCGCCGCGAACAAGCAGGAGCAGTTCGAGATCCTGTGCAAGGTGCTCGGGCGGGAGGAGCTGATCTCCGACCCCCGTTTCGTCACCCGCGAGGACCGCAAGCGCAACCGCTACATTCTGCGCGACGAACTCGAGATCTCGCTCGAGCAGAAGAGCGCGGCCGAGTGGGACGAACTCCTCCTCGACACCGGTGTTCCGGCCGCCCCGGTCGTGCCGGTGTCGGAATCCCTCCGCTCCGAACAGATCCGGCACCGGAAGCTGGTCACCGAGGTGGAGATGCCGGTCGGAGACGCCGACACCGTCCAGGTGCTCGGCCTTCCCACCCACGTCGACGGCCGGGCCGTCGGCCCCGCCACCCGCCCGCCGACCCTGGGCGAGCACACCGACGAGATCCTGTCCGAGATCGGTTTCAGCGCAGACCAGATCGCAGACTTCCACCGGGAGGGCGCAGTATGA
- a CDS encoding protocatechuate 3,4-dioxygenase subunit beta encodes MIETFDPPLADSNSAISRLRVPLEKSIHLDKDFFHNRPGPAFGQLKLGPFDNDLTVQAAAEPIGTRVIVHGNITDSAGVPVKHALVEIWQANSAGGYRDSLDVSGFPLDPNFYGAGRCLTDARGYYRFTTIRPGPYPAMFKDGARVWRASHIHFSVLGAGCSSRLITQMYFEGDPLIRMDRMINAIPDRRGQERLIAKLEPENSISESFGPSRTLPTVDGSGAVIYPPKRTDPGAQLTKNPSALCYRFDVVLRGSAQTPFE; translated from the coding sequence ATGATCGAGACCTTCGATCCTCCCTTGGCGGATTCCAATTCCGCCATCAGCCGGCTTCGTGTCCCCCTCGAGAAGTCGATCCATCTGGACAAGGACTTCTTCCACAACCGGCCCGGTCCGGCCTTCGGCCAGCTGAAGCTCGGCCCCTTCGACAACGACCTCACGGTGCAGGCTGCCGCGGAACCGATCGGCACCCGGGTCATCGTGCACGGCAACATCACCGACAGCGCCGGCGTGCCCGTCAAGCACGCTCTCGTGGAGATCTGGCAGGCGAACTCCGCCGGTGGCTACCGCGACTCCCTGGACGTGTCCGGCTTCCCGCTCGACCCCAACTTCTACGGTGCGGGCCGCTGCCTGACCGACGCCCGCGGCTACTACCGGTTCACGACGATCCGTCCGGGGCCGTACCCGGCGATGTTCAAGGACGGTGCACGCGTCTGGCGGGCCTCGCACATCCACTTCTCGGTACTCGGCGCCGGCTGCTCGAGCCGCCTGATCACCCAGATGTACTTCGAGGGCGATCCGCTGATCCGCATGGACCGCATGATCAACGCCATCCCCGACCGGCGCGGCCAGGAACGCCTGATCGCCAAACTCGAACCCGAGAACTCCATCTCGGAGTCCTTCGGTCCCTCCCGCACCCTGCCCACCGTCGACGGCAGCGGCGCCGTCATCTACCCGCCCAAGCGCACCGATCCGGGTGCACAGCTCACCAAGAACCCCTCCGCGTTGTGCTACCGCTTCGATGTCGTGCTGCGCGGTTCCGCCCAGACACCGTTCGAGTGA
- a CDS encoding enoyl-CoA hydratase/isomerase family protein — MEDNLLVERQGHVLVLTLNRPKKLNAMDSALYIRLTDELRGADKDDDIRAVVIRGAGGSFCSGADTGEFAELTPDNTERVEARAGLTYELHKTIPEISKPVIAAIHGYAVGGGCGLALACDITIASANVKMGYPEIKHGLVAAVVMANLTKQLGRKAGFELVATGRLVGAEEAAKLGMVTRVVPEGEEYAEALKVAQALSEQIPTSLQATKRLYQQVADLPLSEGLVRGRQANEEMREYRAEALKDFGASVKAAKAG; from the coding sequence ATGGAAGACAATCTCCTCGTCGAGCGTCAGGGTCACGTCCTGGTGCTCACCCTCAACCGCCCGAAGAAGCTCAACGCGATGGACAGCGCGCTGTACATCCGCCTGACCGACGAGCTGCGCGGGGCCGACAAGGACGACGACATCCGGGCCGTGGTCATCCGCGGCGCGGGCGGCTCCTTCTGCTCCGGCGCCGACACCGGTGAGTTCGCCGAGCTCACCCCGGACAACACCGAACGCGTCGAGGCGCGTGCCGGGCTGACCTACGAGCTGCACAAGACCATCCCCGAGATCTCCAAGCCCGTCATCGCCGCGATCCACGGCTACGCCGTCGGCGGCGGTTGCGGTCTGGCGCTGGCCTGCGACATCACCATCGCCTCGGCCAACGTGAAGATGGGCTACCCCGAGATCAAGCACGGCCTCGTCGCCGCCGTGGTGATGGCCAACCTCACCAAGCAGCTCGGCCGCAAGGCCGGCTTCGAACTGGTCGCCACCGGTCGCCTCGTCGGCGCCGAGGAGGCCGCGAAGCTGGGCATGGTCACCCGCGTCGTGCCCGAGGGCGAGGAGTACGCCGAGGCCCTGAAGGTCGCGCAGGCACTGTCCGAGCAGATCCCCACCTCCCTGCAGGCCACCAAGCGCCTCTACCAGCAGGTCGCCGACCTCCCGCTGTCGGAGGGCCTCGTCCGCGGTCGCCAGGCCAACGAGGAGATGCGCGAGTACCGTGCCGAGGCGCTCAAGGACTTCGGCGCCTCGGTCAAGGCAGCGAAGGCAGGCTGA
- a CDS encoding IclR family transcriptional regulator, which produces MTQASTGTDGGVRSVARAFDLLNGFDAEHPVRTLRELVELSGLPKSTVVRLLGTLTSQGLVANRGDSTTYSVGPAFLRWVALADAMWEVGAEARQLMTDLRDRCGETVNIYIRQDLHRVSIAQVEGTTTVRSVVQVGERYPLVAGAAGRILLGGCPDEVLDTLAEQEGATDLRNGAAGAREVGYAITHGDRELGASAVAAPIVSADGRVLAALSISGPTSRFTADRVARYVDAVTDTARQISAVGLGTVEAFL; this is translated from the coding sequence ATGACACAGGCATCGACGGGCACGGACGGCGGCGTCCGGAGCGTGGCCCGCGCGTTCGATCTGCTCAACGGATTCGACGCCGAGCATCCGGTCCGGACGCTGCGCGAACTCGTCGAGCTCAGCGGCCTGCCCAAGTCGACGGTGGTGCGCCTGCTGGGCACGCTCACCTCGCAGGGCCTCGTCGCGAACCGGGGCGACTCGACCACCTACAGCGTCGGCCCCGCCTTCCTGCGCTGGGTCGCGCTGGCCGATGCGATGTGGGAGGTCGGCGCCGAGGCGCGGCAGCTGATGACGGACCTGCGCGACCGTTGCGGCGAGACCGTGAACATCTACATCCGCCAGGACCTGCACCGTGTGTCGATCGCCCAGGTCGAGGGCACCACGACGGTCCGCAGCGTGGTGCAGGTCGGCGAGCGGTACCCGCTCGTCGCCGGCGCCGCCGGCCGCATCCTGCTCGGCGGGTGCCCGGACGAGGTCCTCGACACGCTGGCCGAGCAGGAGGGCGCGACGGACCTGCGCAACGGCGCCGCCGGCGCCCGGGAGGTGGGATACGCGATCACCCACGGCGACCGGGAACTCGGCGCCTCCGCCGTCGCCGCGCCGATCGTGTCCGCCGACGGGCGCGTCCTCGCCGCCCTGTCCATCAGCGGACCCACGTCGCGGTTCACCGCCGACCGGGTCGCGCGCTACGTCGACGCCGTAACAGACACCGCCCGCCAGATCAGTGCTGTCGGGCTCGGAACCGTGGAGGCATTCCTGTGA
- a CDS encoding acyl-CoA thioesterase, which translates to MTDPTTAGQPVPFTHVVEDTLRVSDLDFQRHMGNTAFTQVFANARFAFLSDEVRPIVGFDVILALVKLDVEFKGQVHYPAVLRTGTRLEKVGRTSMTLLQEMSVDGRVVATSRSVFVHTDRASGKSIPWPDAVHELASPVLAETAAVPS; encoded by the coding sequence ATGACGGATCCGACCACCGCGGGGCAGCCCGTCCCGTTCACGCACGTCGTCGAGGACACGCTGCGCGTCAGCGATCTCGACTTCCAGCGGCACATGGGGAACACCGCCTTCACCCAGGTGTTCGCGAACGCCCGCTTCGCCTTCCTGTCCGACGAGGTCCGGCCGATCGTCGGATTCGACGTCATCCTCGCGCTGGTCAAGCTGGACGTGGAGTTCAAGGGGCAGGTCCACTACCCCGCCGTGCTCCGCACCGGCACCCGCCTCGAGAAGGTGGGCCGTACCTCGATGACCCTGCTGCAGGAGATGTCGGTGGACGGCCGTGTGGTCGCGACCTCCCGGTCGGTGTTCGTGCACACCGACCGGGCCAGCGGGAAGTCGATCCCGTGGCCGGACGCCGTCCACGAGCTCGCCTCCCCCGTCCTCGCAGAAACCGCGGCGGTCCCGTCATGA